One Falsibacillus pallidus DNA segment encodes these proteins:
- a CDS encoding response regulator transcription factor encodes MFKLLVIEDDATLFNEVKDRLSQWSYDVFGISDFGNVMQEFSEIKPDLVIIDIQLPKFDGFHWCRMIRSHSNVPILFLSSRDHPTDMVMSMQLGADDFVQKPFHFDVLIAKIQAVLRRVYNYNTEAVSFKTWCGAAVDYERNTVSNDEGSVELTKNEMFILKLLIDQKNKIVSRDHLINSLWDDKRFISDNTLTVNVNRLRKRLEEIGLGTFIETKVGQGYIAIEEEPS; translated from the coding sequence ATGTTTAAACTATTAGTAATTGAAGATGACGCGACATTATTTAACGAGGTCAAAGACCGGCTATCCCAGTGGTCCTATGATGTCTTTGGCATCTCTGACTTCGGGAATGTCATGCAGGAATTTTCCGAAATCAAGCCTGACCTTGTCATCATTGATATTCAACTGCCTAAATTCGATGGCTTTCATTGGTGTCGGATGATTCGGTCGCATTCGAACGTCCCGATCCTTTTCCTTTCTTCCAGGGACCATCCCACTGATATGGTGATGTCCATGCAGCTCGGTGCAGATGACTTTGTCCAAAAGCCTTTTCACTTTGACGTGTTGATTGCAAAAATACAGGCCGTACTTCGCCGCGTTTATAATTACAATACAGAGGCAGTCAGCTTCAAAACATGGTGCGGCGCTGCGGTGGACTACGAACGGAATACGGTTTCAAATGACGAAGGATCTGTTGAATTGACGAAGAATGAAATGTTTATCTTAAAACTGTTGATTGATCAAAAGAATAAAATCGTGAGCCGGGACCATCTTATCAACAGTCTATGGGATGATAAGCGGTTCATCAGCGACAATACCTTGACTGTAAATGTAAACCGCCTCCGCAAGAGACTGGAGGAAATCGGTCTTGGGACCTTTATAGAAACAAAAGTGGGTCAAGGCTATATTGCCATCGAAGAGGAACCATCATGA